From Quercus lobata isolate SW786 chromosome 1, ValleyOak3.0 Primary Assembly, whole genome shotgun sequence, one genomic window encodes:
- the LOC115977403 gene encoding probable cytokinin riboside 5'-monophosphate phosphoribohydrolase LOGL1, with product MGKFKRVCVFCGSNSGNRKIFGDAALDLGRQLVEKKMDLVYGGGSGGLMGLVSRTVFDGGCHVLGVIPNALVPLEISGRAVGEVLIVSDMHERKAEMARRADAFVALPGGYGTMEELLEIIAWSQLGIHDKPVGLLNIDGYYDCLLGLFDKGVEEGFINPSARNIVISAQTSRELLQKMEEYIPVHDQVAPKQSWNIEGNQNGSL from the exons ATGGGTAAGTTCAAAAGGGTCTGTGTCTTTTGTGGAAGTAATTCAGGGAATAGAAAGATATTTGGAGATGCAGCTCTTGATCTTGGAAGACAATTG GTGGAGAAGAAGATGGATTTGGTGTATGGAGGAGGGAGTGGTGGGCTGATGGGGTTGGTTTCTCGAACAGTTTTTGATGGTGGATGTCATGTTCTAGG AGTTATCCCAAATGCACTTGTTCCACTTGAG ATATCTGGCCGTGCAGTGGGAGAAGTGTTGATTGTATCAGATATGCATGAAAGGAAGGCTGAAATGGCTCGCCGAGCTGATGCTTTTGTTGCTCTTCCTG GAGGTTATGGTACTATGGAAGAGTTGCTTGAGATAATAGCCTGGTCCCAGCTTGGAATCCATGACAAACCA GTAGGTCTCTTGAATATTGATGGATATTATGATTGCTTGCTGGGATTGTTTGACAAAGGAGTGGAAGAAGGATTTATTAATCCATCTGCTAGGAATATTGTCATATCTGCACAAACTTCTCGAGAGCTGCTACAGAAGATGGAG GAATATATACCTGTGCATGATCAAGTAGCACCAAAACAAAGTTGGAACATAGAGGGAAACCAGAACGGAAGTTTGTAG
- the LOC115977375 gene encoding uncharacterized protein LOC115977375: MKDSNPSTEPIGQNLIKLISNLCFSVFVFSVLIITVIAITYQPPDPWLESAPALTKLFTESENATFQNDNSILKTGEDLTLGKAESPASGPVGFSITEEVIEKTEERIANLTPKSDSGCDESRVLNCSDPRVLLAVEKFNLRVFKSIVFLDYQTPLNGSKEEECDVSWRFRNKKEKSWRKYRDFRRFRFGVGENCTYKVVHAGGWHSGINARRSRSRISNATKGRPSSPKIAPPVQDEEINDTIPSLGSEMNFRKGKYLYYSRGGDYCKGMNHYLWSLLCGLGEAMYLNRTFVMDLNMCLAATYNPSNKDEEGKDFRYYFDFEHLKEVASIVEEDVFLRGWKKWDRSHKRKLPVRKVVSHKMTPMQLKKDKNTVIWRQFDAPEPENYWYRVCEGQAANYIQRPWHAIWKSKRLMNIVSEISGNLDWDFDAVHVVRGEKAQNKELWPHLNSDTSPEAILAKLKEIIQPWRNLYIATNEPFYNYFDKLRSQYKVHLLDDYKELWGNKSEWYNETMILNNGRPVEFDGYMRVEVDTEVLYRAKTRVETFYNLTKDCKDGINTC, from the coding sequence ATGAAAGACTCAAATCCAAGCACTGAGCCCATTGGGCAAAACCTAATAAAACTGATAAGCAATCTGTGTTTCTCAGTGTTTGTGTTCTCAGTACTTATAATTACAGTAATTGCCATCACTTACCAGCCTCCAGATCCATGGCTTGAGTCTGCTCCGGCTCTGACCAAGCTTTTCACTGAATCTGAGAATGCCACTTTCCAAAATGACAACTCTATCCTCAAAACTGGGGAAGATTTGACTCTTGGGAAGGCAGAGTCACCGGCTTCTGGGCCGGTGGGCTTCTCAATCACCGAGGAGGTGATTGAGAAAACTGAAGAGAGAATTGCCAATTTGACACCGAAATCTGATTCGGGTTGTGATGAATCACGGGTCTTGAACTGTTCTGATCCCCGGGTTTTGCTTGCGGTTGAGAAGTTCAATTTGAGGGTTTTTAAGTCTATTGTGTTTTTGGATTATCAGACTCCACTTAATGGGTCAAAAGAGGAAGAGTGTGATGTGTCTTGGAGgtttaggaataaaaaagaGAAGTCTTGGAGGAAGTATAGGGATTTTAGGAGGTTTAGGTTTGGGGTTGGAGAGAATTGTACATATAAAGTGGTGCATGCGGGTGGGTGGCATTCGGGTATTAATGCCCGACGGTCTAGGAGTAGAATCAGTAATGCCACGAAGGGCAGACCAAGCAGTCCCAAGATTGCCCCGCCGGTCCAGGATGAGGAGATCAATGACACGATCCCGAGTTTGGGGTCAGAGATGAATTTTAGAAAGGGGAAGTATTTGTACTATTCGCGTGGAGGGGATTACTGTAAGGGAATGAATCATTACCTTTGGAGTTTGTTGTGTGGCTTAGGGGAGGCTATGTATTTGAATAGGACGTTTGTGATGGATTTGAATATGTGCTTGGCAGCAACTTATAATCCGAGTAATAAAGATGAGGAGGGAAAGGATTTTCGGTACTATTTTGACTTTGAGCATCTTAAGGAGGTGGCATCAATTGTGGAAGAGGATGTGTTTTTGAGAGGTTGGAAGAAATGGGATCGGAGCCATAAGAGGAAACTGCCTGTTAGGAAGGTTGTGAGCCATAAGATGACACCGATGCAACTCAAGAAAGATAAGAACACGGTGATATGGAGGCAGTTTGATGCTCCAGAGCCGGAGAATTATTGGTATAGAGTATGTGAAGGGCAGGCTGCAAACTACATCCAGAGGCCATGGCATGCTATTTGGAAATCAAAGAGATTGATGAACATTGTTTCAGAAATCAGTGGGAATCTGGACTGGGATTTTGATGCAGTTCATGTAGTTCGAGGGGAGAAGGCACAGAATAAAGAGCTTTGGCCTCATTTGAATTCTGATACATCCCCTGAAGCAATCCTTGCAAAGCTTAAAGAGATTATTCAGCCTTGGAGGAATCTGTATATAGCCACCAATGAAccattttacaattattttgataaattgagGTCTCAGTATAAGGTCCATTTGCTTGATGATTACAAGGAATTGTGGGGAAATAAAAGTGAGTGGTACAATGAGACGATGATTCTAAATAATGGACGACCGGTTGAGTTTGATGGGTACATGAGAGTTGAGGTGGATACTGAGGTCCTTTATAGGGCAAAGACACGTGTGGAAACCTTCTACAATTTGACCAAAGATTGCAAGGATGGAATTAATACTTGCTGA